A genomic segment from Arcobacter acticola encodes:
- a CDS encoding RNB domain-containing ribonuclease produces the protein MLKELFKKIQTDCKTYSKEELIQIENFLKEDIIVKNENNNYELNSKYKVAIVNVGKNLVILEDLLSEHKNIKIEFDDLNGAYNGDLVLAKRIFNPRSRVKAKIVRILDGKKNEVLVYIKDKAFHTVKENIRLENKNALKYNEGDVLLVDNKSLDLIKNLGNIEDPNIDEFISLHLYQEIYRLEKHLEVDAKMDDTKQRVDLRDLCFCTIDPNSAKDHDDAIYFDTKENILYVAIADVSYFVKEGSELDLLAFKKSTSIYLPQKVLPMLPPVLSEDMCSLKEGQDRYSYVFKMYLDVQNQSVKKSELFEAIIKSHKNFSYGRIDRVIEGHLDQYSKIEKEIFDYLIPFYEISKKFRAKRLLKGYDFRTSENRLKLRNSKLESIEVETSTSSHQLVEECMLLANIEASKKVNTVGIYRIHEEPAFKAISKLVDDVNILGVNAKLQSDVHETILHIQQKAKIAMLSAEIDELIIQSQTQAKYSSKNLGHFGLGFSSYSHFTSPIRRYSDLVLHRILKTKQTPKNIDDVCSHISLNERKVDQLVWDFEDRIYARWAADNIGEDIKVKVVDTEKGRAVCYENMIGMKVVLENYKGQKLFSKMGVKIKSADIVTKIIIATIK, from the coding sequence TTGCTAAAAGAACTATTTAAAAAAATTCAAACAGATTGTAAGACATACTCAAAAGAGGAGCTAATACAAATTGAAAATTTTTTAAAAGAAGATATTATTGTTAAAAATGAGAATAATAACTATGAATTAAATTCAAAATATAAAGTTGCAATTGTAAATGTTGGAAAAAATTTAGTTATTTTAGAAGATTTATTAAGTGAGCATAAAAATATTAAAATTGAATTTGATGATTTAAATGGTGCTTATAATGGTGATTTAGTTTTAGCAAAAAGAATTTTTAATCCAAGAAGCAGAGTAAAAGCTAAAATAGTAAGAATTCTTGATGGTAAAAAGAATGAAGTATTAGTTTATATAAAAGATAAAGCATTTCATACTGTAAAAGAAAATATAAGATTAGAGAATAAAAATGCATTAAAATATAATGAAGGTGATGTTTTATTAGTAGATAATAAATCACTTGATTTAATTAAAAATCTAGGAAATATAGAAGATCCTAATATTGATGAATTTATTTCTTTACATTTATATCAAGAAATATATAGACTTGAAAAGCATCTAGAAGTAGATGCAAAAATGGATGATACAAAACAAAGAGTAGATTTAAGAGATTTATGCTTTTGTACAATTGATCCAAATAGTGCAAAAGATCATGATGATGCAATTTATTTTGATACAAAAGAAAATATTTTATATGTAGCAATTGCAGATGTTTCTTATTTTGTAAAAGAAGGAAGTGAGCTTGATTTATTAGCATTTAAAAAATCAACATCTATTTATCTACCTCAAAAAGTACTTCCAATGTTACCTCCTGTTTTAAGTGAAGATATGTGTTCTTTAAAAGAAGGGCAAGATAGATACTCTTATGTTTTTAAAATGTATTTAGATGTACAAAATCAAAGTGTTAAAAAATCAGAACTTTTTGAAGCAATAATAAAATCCCACAAAAATTTTTCTTATGGAAGAATAGATAGGGTAATTGAAGGACACTTAGATCAGTATTCAAAAATTGAAAAAGAGATATTTGATTATTTGATTCCTTTTTATGAAATAAGCAAAAAATTTAGAGCAAAAAGATTACTAAAAGGTTATGATTTTAGAACCAGTGAAAATAGATTAAAATTAAGAAACTCTAAGCTTGAATCAATAGAAGTTGAAACATCAACATCCTCTCATCAATTAGTTGAAGAGTGCATGTTACTCGCAAATATAGAAGCCAGTAAAAAAGTTAATACAGTTGGAATTTATAGAATTCATGAAGAACCTGCTTTCAAAGCAATTTCAAAACTTGTTGATGATGTGAATATTTTAGGAGTTAATGCAAAACTTCAAAGTGATGTTCACGAAACTATTTTGCATATTCAGCAAAAAGCTAAAATAGCTATGTTAAGTGCTGAAATTGATGAACTTATAATTCAATCACAAACTCAAGCAAAATATTCATCAAAAAATCTAGGACATTTTGGTTTAGGATTTTCTTCTTATTCACACTTCACATCTCCAATTAGAAGATATTCAGATTTGGTTTTACATAGAATTCTAAAAACAAAACAAACTCCAAAAAATATAGATGATGTTTGTTCACATATTTCATTAAATGAAAGAAAAGTTGATCAACTAGTTTGGGATTTTGAAGACAGAATTTATGCACGTTGGGCAGCAGATAATATAGGTGAAGATATAAAAGTAAAAGTTGTAGATACTGAAAAAGGAAGAGCAGTTTGTTATGAAAATATGATTGGAATGAAAGTGGTTTTAGAAAATTACAAAGGGCAGAAATTATTTTCTAAAATGGGAGTAAAAATAAAATCAGCCGATATAGTAACAAAAATTATAATAGCAACAATTAAATAG
- the fliW gene encoding flagellar assembly protein FliW: MYKIVLPILGFEGFNSLSIEKIDESFSFLVLNEKTKITVMNIKALNKISFNFEIDDSALEKLKIKSKNDFDTYFVVVSQNPIENSIVNLISPILINEKEKLIGQYLTSLKVDPCLASIDECAI, encoded by the coding sequence ATGTACAAAATAGTTCTTCCAATATTAGGTTTTGAGGGCTTTAATAGTTTATCAATTGAGAAGATTGATGAGTCTTTTTCATTTCTAGTTTTGAATGAAAAAACAAAAATTACAGTTATGAATATCAAGGCTTTAAATAAAATATCATTTAATTTTGAAATAGATGATAGCGCTTTAGAAAAATTAAAAATTAAATCTAAAAATGATTTTGATACTTATTTTGTAGTTGTTTCTCAAAATCCTATTGAAAATTCAATTGTAAATCTTATTTCACCTATTTTAATTAATGAAAAAGAGAAACTAATCGGTCAATATCTTACTTCTTTAAAAGTTGACCCATGTTTAGCCTCAATTGATGAGTGTGCTATTTAA
- a CDS encoding DNA polymerase III subunit delta — translation MYKNEFDNYLKQNKKFKSYMFYGQSMFLVEQYSLAIAQSFGENDEIEKLYFEEYNFKYAKDKLLQSSLFSSNNILLIKVEKKLPKKEVDTLIEACNANPDSTLIFACLGDGDFKTMESSFSLKTNSVAVRFFQPTDTEAIRFLEYEAKLLEMQYEISALNHLYFMHKNDLALCVNDLKKLAILDQLITVNLVDANCFGIGVINFEDFLHDLISGKDVGDDLSLILEEGMNEIFLLTQVTSFVQQLFMISSYARTLGQPNPKEILGFIPPKNIWEKKSKLAINKKPETYQEILEYLLNIELELKSSKINDQNSYIQASLRKFTVLFR, via the coding sequence ATGTATAAAAATGAGTTTGATAATTATTTGAAACAAAATAAAAAGTTTAAATCTTATATGTTTTATGGGCAATCAATGTTTTTGGTTGAACAATATTCTCTTGCAATTGCTCAATCATTTGGAGAAAATGATGAAATAGAAAAATTATATTTTGAGGAGTATAATTTTAAATATGCAAAAGATAAATTGTTACAATCTTCTTTATTTTCTTCAAATAATATATTATTGATTAAAGTAGAAAAAAAACTGCCTAAAAAAGAAGTTGATACTTTAATTGAAGCCTGTAATGCTAATCCTGACAGCACGCTTATTTTTGCCTGCTTGGGAGATGGTGATTTTAAGACTATGGAAAGTAGTTTCTCACTAAAAACAAATTCAGTAGCAGTTAGATTTTTCCAACCAACTGATACAGAAGCTATTAGATTTTTAGAATATGAAGCAAAGTTACTTGAAATGCAATATGAAATATCTGCTTTAAATCATCTATATTTCATGCATAAAAACGATTTAGCACTATGTGTAAATGATTTAAAAAAATTAGCTATTTTAGACCAATTAATAACAGTAAATTTGGTTGATGCCAATTGTTTTGGAATTGGTGTTATTAATTTTGAAGATTTCTTACATGATTTAATAAGTGGTAAAGATGTTGGTGATGATTTAAGTTTAATACTAGAAGAGGGTATGAACGAAATCTTTTTATTGACTCAAGTCACATCTTTTGTTCAACAACTATTTATGATAAGTTCATATGCAAGGACTTTAGGGCAACCAAATCCAAAAGAAATATTGGGTTTTATACCTCCAAAAAATATTTGGGAAAAAAAATCAAAATTAGCTATTAATAAAAAACCAGAAACATATCAAGAAATTTTAGAGTATCTTTTAAATATTGAATTAGAATTAAAATCTTCAAAAATTAACGATCAAAATTCATATATTCAGGCAAGCCTAAGAAAGTTTACAGTTTTATTTAGATAA
- the rpsF gene encoding 30S ribosomal protein S6 → MSKLKHYETMFILKPTLTEEETVAQIDGIRAIIEKNGGEIVSSDNVGTRELAYEIEKCKRGYYYVIYFRGNPSGIAEIERNYRINENLIRFIFIKYDSKKEIVSWTKMSDEAAKKANK, encoded by the coding sequence ATGTCAAAATTAAAACATTACGAAACTATGTTTATCTTAAAACCTACTCTTACTGAAGAAGAAACAGTAGCACAAATTGATGGTATCAGAGCTATCATTGAGAAAAACGGTGGAGAAATTGTATCATCTGATAACGTAGGAACAAGAGAACTTGCTTACGAAATCGAAAAATGTAAAAGAGGTTACTACTATGTAATCTATTTCAGAGGTAATCCATCAGGAATTGCTGAAATCGAAAGAAATTATAGAATCAACGAAAACTTAATCAGATTTATTTTCATTAAATATGATAGTAAAAAAGAGATTGTTTCTTGGACTAAAATGAGCGACGAAGCAGCTAAAAAAGCTAACAAGTAA
- a CDS encoding single-stranded DNA-binding protein has product MYNKVIMVGNLTRDIELRYLPSGSAIAKSAIATSFKYKSSTGEQKDEVCFLDFNIFGRSAEVANQYLKKGSKVLLEGRLVFEQWTAQDGSTRSRHSLRVDSMKMLDSKGDSSSSGDNQGYNPQGSYNQPEPQYNESSSQGSYGGMNQAKPKVEQRIPEIDIDEDEIPF; this is encoded by the coding sequence ATGTATAATAAAGTAATAATGGTAGGAAATTTAACAAGGGATATTGAATTAAGATATTTGCCTTCAGGTTCTGCGATTGCAAAATCTGCGATTGCAACATCTTTTAAATACAAATCTTCAACTGGTGAACAAAAAGATGAAGTTTGTTTTTTAGATTTTAATATTTTTGGTAGATCTGCTGAGGTTGCTAATCAATATTTGAAAAAGGGTTCTAAAGTTTTATTAGAAGGAAGACTTGTATTTGAACAATGGACTGCTCAAGATGGATCAACAAGAAGTAGACACTCATTAAGAGTTGACTCTATGAAAATGTTAGATTCTAAGGGTGATTCATCAAGTTCTGGGGACAACCAAGGTTATAATCCACAAGGATCATATAATCAACCAGAACCTCAATACAATGAATCAAGTTCACAAGGAAGCTACGGTGGTATGAATCAAGCTAAACCAAAAGTTGAGCAAAGAATACCTGAAATTGATATAGACGAAGACGAAATACCGTTTTAG
- the rpsR gene encoding 30S ribosomal protein S18 yields MAERRKYGKKYCKYTEMKVDFIDYKNTDLLKLSMSERGKIMPRRLTGNSKNSQEMVEKAIKRARHMALVPYIVDTKNITDSAYARSFY; encoded by the coding sequence ATGGCAGAAAGAAGAAAATACGGAAAAAAATATTGTAAATATACTGAAATGAAAGTTGATTTCATCGATTATAAAAATACAGATTTATTAAAACTATCAATGAGTGAAAGAGGTAAAATTATGCCTAGAAGACTTACTGGTAACTCTAAAAATTCACAAGAAATGGTAGAGAAAGCAATCAAAAGAGCTAGACATATGGCATTAGTTCCTTATATTGTTGATACTAAAAATATCACTGATTCTGCATACGCAAGATCATTTTACTAA
- a CDS encoding nitrite/sulfite reductase: MSKKNLSYIEMNTTDDFECFNFREKLKKAKKPYNYFKEIKDLDFEQLASSDRFFLQDFGIYNNELNEEEFMLRIRFPGGRVSNDSVLLIANLAKKYNLQIILTARAGMQLHGLNSNNILEVFNKINNSEITTFQSFGDNIRNITGDIFDGIGKYNIIEVYPYIIKMQEYILNNEEYLGLLPRRLSLGISGSCANVNSFFASDLYFALAKKNDIYGFNVYLGGKNTQIAKDANIFLEKEDLLDFFIAFIDVFNKHGSRIDRNNNRLFHLIEEIGIDKLKEYIQTSYKKTWQSKGETLLEKIDFNEFEKLKNNKYSFCYRSLFARIQASELYEIASWAIKDNLEIRFGTDQQIYLFNLIKPKVPIVHYNGNRTMLACAGSDFCPYSYWNIKDEIQCLPLDKIEKNSILVGFSGCLKGCAKHEHSDIGLVGLKSDLHGKREKTARIYLGGLYTFGESTARFIFEAIPLHSLKELLEIIIDEYEESEYEQFELFSKNILNTFSADFLALWFLAKFKTKEKVYLKKTSNEIDLFNGLFNKYSFVSLLDSNDLRNITKNLYQELWFSEDSNEDKKLKNTYILRA; this comes from the coding sequence ATGTCTAAAAAAAACTTAAGCTATATTGAAATGAACACTACAGATGATTTTGAGTGTTTCAACTTCAGAGAAAAACTCAAAAAAGCTAAAAAACCATATAATTATTTTAAAGAAATCAAAGATTTAGATTTTGAACAATTAGCATCTAGTGATAGATTTTTTTTACAAGATTTTGGTATATACAACAATGAACTGAATGAAGAAGAGTTTATGTTAAGAATCCGTTTTCCAGGAGGAAGAGTATCAAATGATTCTGTACTTTTAATTGCAAACTTAGCAAAAAAATACAATCTTCAAATAATATTAACAGCACGAGCTGGTATGCAACTTCATGGACTCAATTCAAATAATATACTTGAAGTATTTAATAAAATAAACAACTCTGAAATTACAACTTTTCAAAGTTTTGGTGATAATATTAGAAATATTACAGGAGATATATTTGATGGTATTGGAAAATACAATATTATAGAAGTTTACCCTTATATTATCAAAATGCAAGAGTATATTTTAAATAATGAAGAATATTTAGGATTACTTCCTAGAAGATTATCGCTTGGAATATCTGGATCTTGCGCCAATGTAAACTCTTTTTTTGCTAGTGATTTATATTTTGCTCTAGCAAAGAAAAATGATATTTATGGATTTAATGTATATTTAGGTGGTAAGAACACACAAATTGCTAAAGATGCAAATATATTTTTAGAAAAAGAAGATTTATTAGATTTTTTTATTGCATTTATTGATGTTTTTAATAAACATGGTTCAAGAATAGATAGAAATAATAATAGATTATTTCATTTAATAGAAGAGATAGGAATTGACAAATTAAAAGAGTATATACAAACATCTTATAAAAAAACATGGCAATCAAAAGGTGAAACACTATTAGAGAAAATAGATTTTAATGAATTTGAAAAACTAAAAAATAATAAATATAGTTTTTGTTATCGTTCATTATTTGCTAGAATTCAAGCATCTGAGCTTTATGAAATTGCTTCATGGGCAATTAAAGATAATTTAGAAATTAGATTTGGAACAGATCAACAAATTTACTTATTTAACTTAATTAAACCCAAAGTACCTATAGTGCATTATAATGGAAATAGAACTATGTTAGCATGCGCAGGTAGTGATTTCTGTCCTTATTCTTATTGGAATATAAAAGATGAGATTCAATGTTTACCTCTAGATAAGATTGAAAAGAATAGTATCTTAGTTGGATTTTCGGGATGTTTAAAAGGCTGTGCTAAACATGAACATAGTGATATAGGATTAGTAGGTTTAAAATCTGATTTACATGGGAAAAGAGAAAAAACAGCTCGTATTTATCTTGGTGGATTATATACATTTGGAGAAAGTACTGCAAGATTTATATTTGAAGCAATACCTTTACATAGCCTAAAAGAATTATTAGAAATAATAATTGATGAATATGAAGAAAGTGAATATGAACAATTTGAGTTATTCTCTAAAAATATATTAAATACCTTTAGTGCAGATTTTCTAGCTCTTTGGTTCCTAGCAAAATTTAAAACAAAAGAAAAAGTATATCTTAAAAAAACTAGTAATGAAATTGATTTATTTAATGGTTTATTTAATAAATATAGTTTTGTATCTTTATTAGACTCTAATGATTTAAGAAATATTACTAAAAACTTATATCAAGAATTATGGTTTAGTGAAGATTCAAATGAAGATAAAAAATTAAAAAATACATATATTTTAAGAGCATAA
- the cysS gene encoding cysteine--tRNA ligase, whose amino-acid sequence MNKIHIYDSVKKEKVEFVSIKENIAKIYVCGPTVYDDSHLGHARSAIAFDLLHRVLKANNYEVIMTKNFTDIDDKIIKKMNETSRTLEDITTQYINAYKADMQALNILNNTIEPKATENLEIMKDMISNLISKDIAYKTSDSVYFDTSKDNSYGSLSHKASDENAQARVETNNEKRNPSDFALWKFAKTNDVSFECSFGLGRPGWHIECSAMIEKHLAYKEGDFQIDIHGGGADLLFPHHENEAAQTRCSSGQNLAKYWMHNGFVNIDGEKMSKSLGNSFFLKDVLKSYSGEIIRFYLMSAHYRANFNFNEEDLISSKKRLDKLYRIKKRVYGMEASIVNAKFKEDILNALNDDINTSKALSLIDEMISNANDKLDANAKDKNLKKELIANILFINDILGIGFNDAYEYFQFGIDEQTKSKIETLIEKRNEAKKVKDFATADAVRDELTTLEISLMDTVNGTVWEKL is encoded by the coding sequence ATGAATAAAATACACATCTATGACTCAGTAAAAAAAGAAAAAGTAGAGTTCGTTTCTATTAAAGAAAATATTGCTAAGATTTATGTTTGTGGTCCTACTGTTTATGACGATTCACATCTAGGACATGCTAGAAGTGCAATCGCGTTTGATTTACTTCATAGGGTTTTAAAAGCTAATAACTATGAAGTAATCATGACTAAAAATTTTACAGATATTGATGATAAAATCATTAAAAAAATGAATGAAACTTCAAGAACTCTTGAAGATATAACTACTCAATATATAAATGCTTATAAAGCTGATATGCAAGCTTTAAATATTCTAAATAATACGATTGAACCAAAAGCTACTGAAAATCTTGAAATTATGAAAGATATGATTTCAAATCTTATCTCAAAAGATATTGCATATAAAACAAGTGATAGTGTATATTTTGATACTTCAAAAGATAACTCATATGGCTCACTTTCACATAAAGCAAGTGATGAAAATGCACAAGCAAGAGTTGAAACTAATAATGAAAAAAGAAATCCATCGGATTTTGCTCTTTGGAAGTTTGCTAAAACAAATGATGTAAGTTTTGAATGCTCTTTTGGACTTGGGCGTCCTGGTTGGCATATTGAATGCTCTGCTATGATTGAAAAGCACTTAGCCTATAAAGAAGGTGATTTTCAAATAGATATTCACGGTGGTGGTGCTGATTTACTTTTTCCTCATCATGAAAATGAAGCTGCCCAAACAAGATGTTCAAGTGGACAAAATCTAGCAAAATATTGGATGCATAATGGTTTTGTAAATATTGATGGTGAAAAAATGAGTAAATCACTTGGAAACTCATTTTTCTTAAAAGATGTTTTAAAATCATATTCAGGTGAGATTATTAGATTTTATTTAATGAGCGCACACTATAGAGCAAATTTTAACTTCAATGAAGAGGATTTAATTTCATCTAAAAAAAGACTTGATAAACTTTATAGAATTAAAAAAAGAGTTTATGGAATGGAAGCATCTATTGTAAATGCTAAATTTAAAGAAGATATATTAAATGCTTTAAACGATGATATTAACACTTCAAAAGCATTATCTTTAATAGATGAAATGATTTCTAATGCAAATGATAAACTTGATGCTAATGCAAAAGATAAGAATCTAAAAAAAGAGTTAATTGCGAATATTTTATTTATCAATGATATTTTAGGAATTGGCTTTAACGATGCATATGAATACTTCCAATTTGGAATTGATGAGCAAACAAAATCTAAAATTGAAACACTAATTGAAAAAAGAAATGAAGCAAAAAAAGTAAAAGATTTTGCAACAGCAGATGCAGTTAGAGATGAATTAACTACACTTGAAATATCTTTAATGGATACTGTAAATGGAACGGTTTGGGAGAAGTTATAA
- the nusA gene encoding transcription termination factor NusA has translation MDKIIDILDSIAYEKGLKIDDVENALKEALIKTAQKMVDETLTFDANIDRANKKLELFQKIEVVNQDDERLLANAVNKYGEALNFENYITLEEAKEIDPDLEIGDFMNYDLEFENMGRNAATILHSNFEFRLQRFVEENIVNKYKDKIGKTVSGTVTRIDKQENTFIEIGEVKGILQRKSRIKGETFKVGDVVQAVVKGVNIDKTSGLLVDISRTSPKFLENLLINAVPELKDKKVTIEASARIPGTRSKIALSTIEPQIDPIGAVVGVKGVRIGSVSKQLHGENIDCVEFSTIPEMFISRALSPAMVNSVKIEKHPSYGEKGKAIVTIPSDQKSKAIGKAGLNIRLASMLTKYDIELIEIASLNTGSANNENNNTAEEKTTDTASLEALFK, from the coding sequence ATGGATAAAATAATAGATATTTTAGATTCAATTGCATATGAAAAAGGTCTTAAAATTGACGACGTTGAAAATGCACTTAAAGAGGCTTTGATTAAAACTGCACAAAAAATGGTTGATGAAACTTTAACATTTGATGCAAACATAGACAGGGCAAATAAAAAGCTTGAATTATTTCAAAAAATTGAGGTTGTAAATCAAGATGATGAAAGATTACTTGCAAATGCAGTTAACAAATATGGTGAAGCACTTAATTTTGAAAATTATATTACATTAGAAGAAGCAAAAGAGATTGATCCAGATTTAGAAATTGGTGATTTTATGAATTATGATTTAGAATTCGAAAATATGGGTAGAAATGCAGCTACTATATTACATAGTAATTTTGAATTTAGACTTCAAAGATTTGTTGAAGAAAATATTGTTAATAAGTACAAAGACAAAATCGGAAAAACTGTTTCAGGAACAGTTACAAGAATTGATAAACAAGAAAATACATTCATAGAAATTGGTGAAGTAAAAGGTATTTTACAAAGAAAAAGTAGAATTAAAGGTGAAACTTTTAAAGTTGGAGACGTTGTTCAAGCTGTTGTTAAAGGCGTAAATATTGACAAAACAAGTGGATTATTAGTAGATATTTCAAGAACTTCTCCAAAGTTTTTAGAAAATTTATTAATTAATGCAGTACCTGAATTAAAAGATAAAAAAGTAACTATCGAAGCAAGTGCTAGAATTCCAGGGACTAGATCTAAAATTGCTCTATCGACTATTGAGCCTCAAATAGATCCAATTGGCGCTGTTGTTGGAGTAAAAGGTGTTAGAATTGGTTCTGTTTCAAAACAACTACATGGTGAAAATATAGATTGTGTAGAGTTCTCAACAATTCCAGAAATGTTTATTTCAAGAGCATTATCACCTGCGATGGTAAATAGTGTTAAAATTGAAAAACATCCAAGTTATGGAGAAAAAGGAAAAGCAATTGTTACAATTCCAAGTGATCAAAAATCAAAAGCAATTGGAAAAGCTGGTTTAAATATTAGATTAGCTTCGATGCTTACAAAATATGACATTGAACTTATTGAAATTGCATCTTTAAATACAGGTTCAGCAAATAATGAAAATAATAATACAGCTGAAGAGAAAACAACTGATACAGCATCTTTAGAGGCATTATTTAAATAA
- a CDS encoding HP0268 family nuclease: MELLFARNELNEKPKKVQLDKIKDELKKDGQRIFYFDRDNSHKDMMALVDALEADSYNVYFREVKYGLADDEYMYEVHAL; encoded by the coding sequence ATGGAATTATTATTTGCAAGAAATGAGTTAAATGAAAAACCAAAAAAAGTGCAATTAGATAAAATAAAAGATGAGTTAAAAAAAGATGGTCAAAGAATATTTTATTTTGACAGAGATAATTCACACAAAGACATGATGGCATTAGTAGATGCTTTAGAAGCAGATAGTTATAATGTATATTTTAGAGAAGTAAAATATGGTTTGGCTGATGATGAGTATATGTACGAGGTTCATGCACTTTAA
- the miaB gene encoding tRNA (N6-isopentenyl adenosine(37)-C2)-methylthiotransferase MiaB — protein sequence MSSNKKLFIQTLGCQMNDTDSQHMASELEKHKDYVQTNIMEEADLIIINTCSVREKPVSRLFSEIGQFNKKKKQGAKIGVAGCTASHLGEDIIRRAPAVDFVLGARNISKIKDIVDIKGSVEISINHDESTYEFATAKTNKYRASVNISVGCDKKCTYCIVPSTRGEEISIPPEMIVDQVRRSVAEGAVEVTLLGQNVNSYGRNFSDGRGKYTFTNLLQDVSKVEGLERIRFTSPHPLHMDDEFIEEFAKNPKISKCIHMPLQSGSTSILRAMKRGYTKEWFLNRAAKLRALVPNLRITTDIIVAFPGETQEDFEDTLDVVNQVRFNQIFNFKYSPRPGTEALNFADIEIPDENGSARLIELIELHKKHLVEIMDTYVGETMTVLIESLKPNGEVCGFTDNFLQVFTKGSDELLGQFVNIKITEASRTSLKGVVVL from the coding sequence ATGAGTTCAAACAAAAAACTATTTATACAAACATTAGGCTGTCAGATGAATGATACTGACAGCCAACATATGGCATCTGAGTTAGAAAAACATAAAGATTATGTTCAAACAAATATAATGGAAGAAGCTGATTTAATTATCATAAATACTTGTTCTGTTAGAGAAAAACCTGTTTCTAGACTTTTTTCTGAAATTGGTCAATTTAATAAAAAGAAAAAACAAGGTGCTAAAATCGGAGTTGCTGGTTGTACAGCATCTCATTTAGGTGAAGATATTATTAGAAGAGCACCTGCAGTTGATTTTGTTTTAGGTGCTAGAAATATATCTAAAATAAAAGATATTGTAGATATCAAAGGTTCAGTAGAAATTTCCATTAATCATGATGAATCAACTTATGAATTTGCAACTGCAAAAACAAATAAATATAGAGCAAGTGTTAATATCTCTGTTGGTTGTGATAAAAAATGTACTTATTGTATAGTTCCAAGCACACGAGGTGAAGAGATTTCTATTCCTCCTGAAATGATTGTTGATCAAGTACGAAGATCTGTTGCAGAAGGTGCTGTTGAAGTTACACTTCTAGGACAAAATGTTAACTCTTATGGAAGAAATTTTTCTGATGGAAGAGGTAAATATACTTTTACAAATCTTTTACAAGATGTTTCAAAAGTAGAAGGATTAGAGAGAATTAGATTTACATCTCCACATCCATTACATATGGATGATGAATTTATTGAAGAGTTTGCAAAAAATCCAAAAATTTCAAAATGTATTCATATGCCTTTACAAAGTGGTTCAACTAGTATATTAAGAGCTATGAAAAGAGGGTACACTAAAGAGTGGTTTTTAAATAGAGCTGCAAAACTAAGAGCTCTTGTACCTAATCTTAGAATTACAACAGATATTATTGTTGCATTTCCAGGTGAAACACAAGAGGATTTTGAAGATACTTTAGATGTAGTAAATCAAGTTAGATTTAATCAAATTTTTAATTTTAAATATTCTCCAAGACCAGGAACTGAAGCTTTAAATTTTGCTGATATTGAAATTCCTGATGAAAATGGAAGTGCTAGATTAATTGAGTTAATTGAATTACATAAAAAACATTTAGTTGAAATAATGGATACTTATGTTGGTGAGACAATGACTGTATTAATTGAGTCTTTAAAACCAAATGGTGAAGTTTGTGGATTTACTGATAATTTTTTACAAGTATTCACAAAAGGTAGCGATGAACTTTTAGGACAATTTGTAAATATTAAAATCACAGAAGCATCTAGAACTTCTCTAAAAGGTGTTGTGGTTTTATAA